From the Marivivens sp. LCG002 genome, the window GCATCACGACATCGAAAGCAAATTCGAGAGCCGGCTTTTCCACACCCGAAAAGCGACCGATTTCAAGGCGCACGCGCTTGACCTTGCCGACCGCATGTTGCCGTGCCTGATCTTCGATCACGGTGCGGATACCTTCGCAGAGGGACATCTCATGCATGTTGGAACGCTCCTGTGATTTCGACGGGCTGGCATGGATCGAGACTATCAACCAATGCCGTAGCAAGGTTCAAGTGATCTGCGGGCAAGGTCCGAAGACTTTGCTCGAGGACGCCGTCTTTGGCGAGCAAATGATCGGTCGGGGTGACACGCTCGAGTTTGGTCACGATGCCGTTTTGCACCTCGCCCCGCACGGCATAGAGCCCGCGTGCGGCGGGAACCAGTGCGACGCCATGGTGCATCATCGGCGGCGGAAGGTCACAGCACATATCCACGAGGCGCGCAAAGACACGCCAAAGCGGACCTTTGCCGCGCGTGCGGGCGAGATATTCCATCACAGGATGATGCGCCTGACGTGCGGCGACCGAGTTTTCGCAAGCGGTCTTGCGGATCGCTCTGGACGCATCCACCAGGGCAAGGTCGGCGGTGCCGACCCCATACGGGAAAAGCCCATCGATCCGCTGCAAAAGGGCAGCCGCGCCGTTGCCCGACGCCAGAAAGGCTTCAAAGTCTTCGGGTGTGGCGGGCAAGCCGCTTGGCAAAAGAGTTTCGACCGAAAGCCCAATGGAATCCAATTCAATCGTTTTGGTAAGTTTTAGGGAGAGCGCAAAGAGATGGTCTTTGCGGATATCGGCCCAAAGCCGGTCTTCCGTGCCGCTCGGAGCAAGACCCAGCGCATATTCGGCGGCCATGATCTGGGCCTGTTTACACAGATTGAACACCCGCCCGAGGGTGTCGCATGCCTCACGCGGTGCCATGCCGAGCACGAGCCGTCCTGCCTCTTCGGACAGACCTTTGCTGGTGTGGATGGCATAACCTGCGTGATCGAGCATCAGCCCTGCTCCCCAGACAGACCTGCGGTCAAAACCTGACGGCGGGTCGGCGCCTCGATGATCGGGGCGGCTTCGGCATCCTCTTCCGCTTCCGCTTCGGTCACGGCTTCAAGCTCTGCCTCGCGCGCGGCGCGGATTTCGGCGGAGCGGTCCGTTTCGGCGCGATGCTCTTCCTGAAACAAGGCGACAAGAACGGCGCGGGCCACTTCGACGGCTTGGGCCTGCGAGCGGAAATCATTCATCGGCGAGAACAAGGAACAGGCTTTGTATCCCCCCGTCATGTCCCTTTTGTTGTGAATGAACTCGTATTGACCCGAAGCAAAGGTAATGTGCTCCTTGGCTCCCGGTTGAAGGTCGGACCAGTCCTCGCCCTCGGCGGGCAACAGGATCAGGTTCATGAACCACGGGCTAAGAAGAACGCCCAAAGGACGGCCCTGATAAAGGTCGAAGCCGACCGCCTGCACGTGCAGCAGTTTGTTGACGATCGGCACATCCCGCATCTTGGCATGCCAGACTTCGGTGAAATCGGTGACAAGCGCTTCGGTGCGGGCGGCAAGCCAAGCGGCCTGTTGCATGGCGTCCGATCCCGGGTCCTCCGAAACGAGGAATTGCTCTTTCGGTGCATCGCAATTGGGACAGGACCAGTCGTCGGGGAGGGCGATGAACGGCGTGCCAGGGAGGACTTGGCGCGTATCATCGCCCTCGGCCGGATCGTAGGGCGTCCAACAGATCTTGCACTCCATGATGGCGCGCGGGCTGATCTTGTCGTTCGCCCCAAGATATGAGCCTTCGAAACCGCTCATCGAATGGCCTCCAGCACCTCGATGATGCGCTCACCGCTTTCCACAAGGTCTTCGGCTGCGGCGAGTGCGACTTCGGGAACGGCGGTGACTTCGAACGTATCGAGGATCAGCGTATCCATGGAGTTGAAGAATTGGACACGCCAGACATGTTCGAGCGCGGTGGCCGTGACGCGGCAATTGCCGTAGCCGCGCGACAGAATATCGACCGAACCAAGCCCCATCGCGGTTTCCAACCAAACAAGATCCTGTTCCGTATGCGGCAGAAGCGTCAGGTTCACCACATAGGGTTCGTCACCATTGGCGTAGTTTTTGGATTTGTCCGCGAGCTCCACGACCAAAGAGGGAGCGTTCAGCACGCCCGGAAAGCGTTCGGTGAGCGCAAGCGTTGCAGGCTTGCGCGATTTGAATGCACGCTCGAAAACCTTGGCAGGCACCGGACCGACTTCGATCTCGTCGCTCTTGGCGGATTTGAGAACCCAGACCCCTGCAAAGACGCTCTCTTGCACGGCGATTGCTGGAATATCGTGGATTTTGATCGACACTTCGCCTTCGCCCATGGTTTCGGCGATCAAGGCACGGTTGGCACGATCAAGACCCGAAAGATCGAAGACCCGATTTTGTGCGCCTTTGCCGCTTGCGATGGAAGCGGCGGCGATCTCGCGCAGAAGGGTGAGCGCGGGGGTTAAAGCGTCGGTTGCTTCGACAAAGGGGATATGGGCGGAATAGGCGCGCATATCCTGTGGCATCGGGAGATATTCGAGCTCTTTGCCATCCTCTTCGGGAGGTTGCGAACCGGGGCCATAGCCGACAGGCGGGAGGTGAAAGTTGCTTACCATCGTTTCGGGTCCTTAGGCTGCAGCAGGTTGGGCAAGAATTTGCGTGATACGGCTCATGTATTCGTCCCAGTCACGGACACGCGGAATCCCCGCGAGAAACTGGCCGTCACGATAGAAAATCAGGCTCGGCGTTTTAAGGACGCCTGTTTCTTCGCGCACGGCGGTTTCGATGGTGTCACCGATGACGGCGCAATCGAACTTGCCCTGAAACGCCTGTTTGATCTCGGGAAGGATCACCGCAAGATCGGGGGTTTCCAGATTGCGGGCGGCGTCCCCCGGGACAAAGGCCACATGCACGCCCGGACGTGATGTGAACTCGATCAGGTCATTGCGACTGTCGAGCGATGCCCAGCCGAATTCATCGCTGAGCCGCGAAACGAGCGGATGCGTCATGCTATTGTCTCCCCTTTGTCCAAGGCCGCTTGAAGATGCGGCGGTAATTGCGGTGCGCGCTGTTCGAGATCGTCAAAGGCGGCACCGAGCTCGCCCCCGTTCATCAGGCTGCGCAATCCGTTCAATGCTTTGCCGATCTTTTCGGCTTCGTCCTGAGTGATGACCTCTCGGGCGGCGCCCAGAAATCCAAGCACCCAAGCGCCGACAGGAACCTCCCCCACAAGCGACAGATCGATAAGCTCTTCGTGCGTGCCATCGGTGGCGCGGGCGGCAATGCCGTCCACCGAGAGAATGCGAAGGGGCACACCGACACACATCCTACACCGCCTTCGGGAAGAAGCGGTCGTCGCCGCTGCGACAGGCCTCGTGTTCGGATGGGCGGCCTTCTTCGTAGGCGCTGCGCAAGATCGATTTGTCGGCAAGATTGCTCTGGTCGCCGACACCATCGGTCGGAACGATCCCGAAGCCGGCTAGATAGTCGAGCGCCGCTTGGATCGCGGGTTCGATCTGAGCGGCAACAACAGCACGCAAACCGCCGCCATAATCTTCGAGCTCTTCGGGCTGACAACCGATCAGAAAGAGACGTTCGGGACAGTATCCCATGAGCTGGGCGGTTGCGATAACGTCCTGAAAACCGGTTTGATGAAGGCTCATCTTTTTCGCCCCCATAAAGGCGGGCACGTCTTCATCCTTCACAAGCTTGAGCGTTCCGGGTTCAAGGCCATAGTCGACAGCATCAAACACCACCAAGACGTCGGCCTCTTCGAGAAACGGAAGAAGATAGAGCCCCTGAGTGCCCCCATCGAGAAGCTGGACGTTGTCGGGAAATACTTTGGTTTCGGCAAGCCGTTCGACACAGCGCACGCCAAAGCCCTCGTCTGCCCAAAGCACATTGCCGATACCGAGAATAAGCACACGCGGCGCCATTTTCGCCTCCTCCCCAAGCTGCGAAAGTGGAAGTCAACTTTCCATTCTGTTCTGGATTCGATCTTAGGGGATTCAGTTTAGCCAAAGGTGCAAAAAGGTGGATACCGTGGGATACAATTCAAACCCATGATTTTGCTTCATATTTTTGGAAATTTGGTGATGACGCAAATCTGAAATTCGAAAAGTTACTTTCCAATTTTATCCGATATTGGAAACCATAAATACAAAAGGCGGGAATGACCCCGCCTTTTCTACTTCCTATGGATAGCCCGTTACTCTGGGCGGTCGTCTTTGAAAGTCCGATGACCAGAGATCATGGTCGAGACCATCGACTGACGCGACATGATGTCTTCGCGGATCGCCACATAGATATGGATGATCACAAAGATCACGATGGACCACATTCCCAGATGATGGAGCGAATGCACCGTCTGGCTGTTGCCGACCAAGGGGATCAGCCAGCCGAAGAGCGTATCGGGAAGACTGCCCTGCCCCGCGCCTTCTGCATAGAGCGCAAAGCCCGTCACGATCATGAAGGTGATCCCCAAGGTCATGAAGAAGAACATCGCAGCCTGTGCAAGCGGGTTGTGGCCGACGTATTTCTTGGGTTCCCGTTCGAGAAAGAGATACCAGCGCACCTCGAACCAGATCTCGGACCACCAATGTTTGTTCAATAGGGGCAGGCGAAAGAGCTGGCGCGCGTGATGGTTGCCGACAAACGACCAATAGAAGCGGCCGAGAAAGCCGAAAGTTAGGATCATACCCGCCGCAAAATGAGCAAAGCGGATATAGCCGAAGACAAACTGATGGGTGGCTTCGGCGATCTGCATCGATGGAGGCGGGCTTCCGATGAACCAGCCCGTGATGCAAAGCACCAT encodes:
- the hybE gene encoding [NiFe]-hydrogenase assembly chaperone HybE gives rise to the protein MSGFEGSYLGANDKISPRAIMECKICWTPYDPAEGDDTRQVLPGTPFIALPDDWSCPNCDAPKEQFLVSEDPGSDAMQQAAWLAARTEALVTDFTEVWHAKMRDVPIVNKLLHVQAVGFDLYQGRPLGVLLSPWFMNLILLPAEGEDWSDLQPGAKEHITFASGQYEFIHNKRDMTGGYKACSLFSPMNDFRSQAQAVEVARAVLVALFQEEHRAETDRSAEIRAAREAELEAVTEAEAEEDAEAAPIIEAPTRRQVLTAGLSGEQG
- a CDS encoding hydrogenase expression/formation protein, which translates into the protein MVSNFHLPPVGYGPGSQPPEEDGKELEYLPMPQDMRAYSAHIPFVEATDALTPALTLLREIAAASIASGKGAQNRVFDLSGLDRANRALIAETMGEGEVSIKIHDIPAIAVQESVFAGVWVLKSAKSDEIEVGPVPAKVFERAFKSRKPATLALTERFPGVLNAPSLVVELADKSKNYANGDEPYVVNLTLLPHTEQDLVWLETAMGLGSVDILSRGYGNCRVTATALEHVWRVQFFNSMDTLILDTFEVTAVPEVALAAAEDLVESGERIIEVLEAIR
- a CDS encoding hydrogenase accessory protein, with protein sequence MTHPLVSRLSDEFGWASLDSRNDLIEFTSRPGVHVAFVPGDAARNLETPDLAVILPEIKQAFQGKFDCAVIGDTIETAVREETGVLKTPSLIFYRDGQFLAGIPRVRDWDEYMSRITQILAQPAAA
- a CDS encoding HypC/HybG/HupF family hydrogenase formation chaperone is translated as MCVGVPLRILSVDGIAARATDGTHEELIDLSLVGEVPVGAWVLGFLGAAREVITQDEAEKIGKALNGLRSLMNGGELGAAFDDLEQRAPQLPPHLQAALDKGETIA
- a CDS encoding HyaD/HybD family hydrogenase maturation endopeptidase, with the protein product MAPRVLILGIGNVLWADEGFGVRCVERLAETKVFPDNVQLLDGGTQGLYLLPFLEEADVLVVFDAVDYGLEPGTLKLVKDEDVPAFMGAKKMSLHQTGFQDVIATAQLMGYCPERLFLIGCQPEELEDYGGGLRAVVAAQIEPAIQAALDYLAGFGIVPTDGVGDQSNLADKSILRSAYEEGRPSEHEACRSGDDRFFPKAV
- the cybH gene encoding Ni/Fe-hydrogenase, b-type cytochrome subunit translates to MANQSIHTPNPDVEVLRSARLTGDATADDIESIRKRTSVYVYEVPVRLWHWVNALAIMVLCITGWFIGSPPPSMQIAEATHQFVFGYIRFAHFAAGMILTFGFLGRFYWSFVGNHHARQLFRLPLLNKHWWSEIWFEVRWYLFLEREPKKYVGHNPLAQAAMFFFMTLGITFMIVTGFALYAEGAGQGSLPDTLFGWLIPLVGNSQTVHSLHHLGMWSIVIFVIIHIYVAIREDIMSRQSMVSTMISGHRTFKDDRPE